In the genome of Pontibacter actiniarum, the window TTTCGTGCTCTACTCCTTTTTTGCCTTTAAAGGTAAACTTGATGTTGCTGCCGTTAATCTTCACGTGCCTGTCGCGCAAGGTGGTAAGGCCAAAAGATTTGTTTGACTTTGCGTAATGGCGGTTGCCAATCCGGATGAGCGCGTTGTCCATGATAGAAAGCACGACGGCAGTTACCTTGCGACGGTCGAGTTTTCTGGAGGTAATGTCTTCCTGGATGCGCTCCCGAAGTTTGGGCAGGTGTTCACCGAACTCAATCATGCGGCCAAACTTGGTAAGGCTGCGCGCCACCTGCCACTGCGGGTGGTAGATGTACTGTTTGCGGCCCTTTTCATCGCGGCCTGTCACCTGCAAATGCCCCTTCGGAGACTTGCAAATCCATACATCCTCCCAGGCCGGCGGAATCACCAGCGACTTTAGCCTTTCGAGCTTCTTTTTATCCGTAACCCGTTCTCCTTTTTCATCTACAAAGTAAAACCCCTTGCCTGCCTTTTTGCGGGTGTAGCCTGGTTTATTATCTGATGTATATCGTAAGCCGGCCAGTTCAGCAGATTTGCTAGGGTCAGCATATAGCTCGTGTACTTCTTTGTTCTTTGCCATCTCTTGAAGCCTCATAAAGCGAAA includes:
- a CDS encoding DNA topoisomerase IB, whose amino-acid sequence is MAKNKEVHELYADPSKSAELAGLRYTSDNKPGYTRKKAGKGFYFVDEKGERVTDKKKLERLKSLVIPPAWEDVWICKSPKGHLQVTGRDEKGRKQYIYHPQWQVARSLTKFGRMIEFGEHLPKLRERIQEDITSRKLDRRKVTAVVLSIMDNALIRIGNRHYAKSNKSFGLTTLRDRHVKINGSNIKFTFKGKKGVEHEIDLKDRRLARLVKKCKDIPGYDLFQYFDEDGERHTVESGDVNDYLREVTDLDFTAKDFRTWGGTVKMVECLEDVLDAHPDQPKDKSIKEAVKLVAQSLGNTPTVCSKYYIHPEVVTLFKEDKLVKYLQRHDAENPTTEHLTATEELVLKMLKRVAKEKQQEA